A genome region from Musa acuminata AAA Group cultivar baxijiao chromosome BXJ3-5, Cavendish_Baxijiao_AAA, whole genome shotgun sequence includes the following:
- the LOC135638521 gene encoding heavy metal-associated isoprenylated plant protein 3-like → MHTATKPPGVRAAANAMGEEKEKKGDGEKKKRGGMEEAVEVKLDMHCEGCAQKVRKAVKRLEGVEAVSVDPANNRLKAIGKVDPWKLKEFLEAKTKKKVDFISPKDPPKKPKGDEMKKKDEDAKDKNQKKSSDDKKPKPPASSTVVLKIRLHCDGCIQRIKRHIHKIKGVEEVTVDAAKDVVTVKGTMDLKTLPAVLEDRLKRRVEIVPAKTDDGGRGGEKKEKGSGSGGEKKKEGRVEEGNKEETTTTVAEANKMEYYGPHGGFEGYGYFMEMVHAPQMFSDENPNACSVM, encoded by the exons ATGCATACGGCCACCAAACCCCCGGGAGTGCGAGCAGCGGCGAACGCTATGGGTGAG gagaaggagaagaagggggacggggagaagaagaagagaggaggaatggAGGAGGCCGTCGAGGTGAAACTCGACATGCACTGCGAGGGCTGCGCCCAAAAGGTCCGGAAGGCCGTCAAGAGACTCGAGG GAGTGGAAGCGGTGAGCGTGGATCCCGCGAACAACAGGCTGAAGGCGATCGGAAAGGTGGACCCCTGGAAGCTAAAGGAGTTCCTGGAGGCCAAGACCAAGAAGAAGGTCGACTTCATCTCCCCCAAAGACCCTCCCAAGAAGCCCAAGGGCGACGAGATGAAGAAGAAGGACGAAGATGCCAAAGACAAGAACCAGAAGAAATCATCCGACGACAAGAAACCCAAACCA CCTGCGTCCTCCACGGTGGTGCTCAAGATTCGCCTCCACTGCGATGGCTGCATCCAACGGATCAAGAGACACATCCATAAAATTAAAG GTGTCGAGGAGGTGACGGTGGACGCGGCGAAGGATGTGGTCACCGTCAAGGGCACCATGGACTTGAAGACCCTCCCCGCCGTCCTCGAGGACAGGCTGAAGCGCCGCGTCGAGATCGTTCCTGCGAAGACGGACGACGGCGGACGCGGCGGCGAGAAAAAGGAGAAGGGCAGCGGAAgtggaggagagaagaagaaggaaggccGTGTAGAGGAGGGAAACAAGGAAGAGACGACGACGACGGTGGCGGAGGCGAACAAGATGGAGTACTACGGGCCGCATGGGGGATTCGAGGGGTACGGTTACTTCATGGAGATGGTTCACGCGCCACAGATGTTTAGCGACGAGAACCCCAATGCGTGCTCCGTCATGTGA
- the LOC135637983 gene encoding transcription factor RAX2-like: MGRTPCCDKANVKKGPWSPEEDTKLKEFIEKYGTGGNWIALPHKAGLRRCGKSCRLRWLNYLRPNIKHGEFSEEEDRVICSIFAAIGSRWSIMASQLPGRTDNDIKNYWNTKLKKKLLGITPFQRKPHRRNNHHHHQNQHFSPSPSSSSQGAGSESFPITSQVMPRSTPVISSDFFQVPYHQYQMKSSSNMNTVSIIKDLNYGYGGGEEQMSIHKESKLFLLGGGCQVETGLEYSLEEIKQLLISNSVCNNNNHNLYLDHPMANGKMENSKLQHAPDFRL; encoded by the exons ATGGGGAGAACTCCATGCTGTGACAAGGCCAACGTGAAGAAGGGTCCTTGGTCACCTGAGGAAGACACCAAGCTGAAGGAGTTCATAGAGAAGTATGGTACTGGTGGGAATTGGATTGCTCTTCCTCACAAAGCTG GCCTGAGGAGATGTGGGAAGAGTTGCAGGCTCAGATGGCTCAACTATTTGAGACCCAACATAAAACATGGGGAGTTctcagaagaagaagatagaGTCATATGCAGCATCTTCGCCGCCATCGGAAGCAG GTGGTCCATCATGGCTTCCCAGCTTCCGGGCAGGACAGACAATgacatcaagaactactggaacaccaaGCTCAAGAAGAAACTCCTAGGAATCACTCCTTTCCAAAGGAAACCACATCGACGgaacaatcatcatcatcatcaaaaccaGCATTTCTCCCCATCACCATCCTCATCATCACAAGGTGCAGGCTCTGAAAGCTTTCCTATAACCTCCCAGGTCATGCCCCGCTCAACCCCTGTGATCTCTAGTGATTTCTTTCAAGTTCCATACCATCAGTATCAGATGAAGAGCAGCAGTAACATGAACACCGTCAGCATCATAAAAGATCTGAACTATGGCTATGGCGGTGGAGAAGAGCAGATGAGCATCCACAAAGAGAGCAAATTGTTCCTCCTCGGAGGAGGGTGTCAGGTGGAGACTGGACTGGAGTATAGCCTTGAGGAGATCAAGCAACTTCTGATCTCCAACTCTGTGTGCAACAACAACAATCACAATCTCTATCTGGATCACCCTATGGCCAATGGAAAAATGGAGAATTCAAAGCTCCAACATGCACCTGATTTCCGACTGTGA
- the LOC103984616 gene encoding ACT domain-containing protein ACR10 produces the protein MGVPCDDAVVIQAPEAAGGPSVISVSCPDKTGLGCDFCRVILFFGLSILRGDVSTDGKWCYVVFWVEERGGRPTPWGLLKKRLLAACPAVSVASGLHNFYFGPQELMLAERPPQVFLLKFSCYDRMGLLHDVTQVLCDLELIIRRVKVSTTPDGRVMDLFFISDTRELLHTKGRKEETCEQLQAVLGDSMTNCEIEPANAQIVECLQASPFLPPAITEELFNLELPEESPVGSPSSPSNISVKMDNSLSPSHTLIQILGCDHKGLLYDIMRTLKDYNIQVSYGRVYASRNGSCEIDLFVMQMDGKKILDPNKQRAVCSRLRMELFHPLRVAVMKRGPDMELLVANPVELSGKGRPLVFYDITLALKILQIRIFLAEIGRHVIGDREWEVYRFLLSDGFESCASQDKIVEGVTKMLMGWE, from the exons aTGGGCGTCCCCTGTGACGACGCGGTGGTCATCCAGGCGCCGGAGGCTGCCGGCGGCCCGAGCGTGATCAGCGTCAGCTGCCCCGACAAGACCGGCCTTGGCTGCGACTTCTGTCGCGTCATCCTCTTCTTCGGGCTAAGCATCCTGCGCGGAG ATGTGAGCACGGATGGGAAGTGGTGCTACGTCGTGTTTTGGGTGGAAGAGAGGGGCGGACGACCGACGCCGTGGGGGCTGCTGAAGAAGCGGCTGCTGGCGGCGTGCCCTGCCGTGTCGGTGGCCTCCGGGCTGCACAATTTCTACTTCGGCCCGCAGGAGTTGATGCTGGCTGAGCGGCCACCGCAAGTCTTCCTCCTCAAGTTCTCTTGCTATGATCGGATGGGTCTCTTGCATG ATGTGACACAGGTTCTCTGTGATCTGGAACTCATAATAAGGAGGGTGAAAGTTTCGACCACTCCAGATGGAAGGGTTATGGACCTCTTTTTTATCAGTGACACAAG GGAACTCCTGCATacaaaaggaagaaaggaagAGACATGCGAACAATTGCAAGCTGTTTTAGGGGATTCCATGACAAATTGTGAGATCGAACCAGCCAATGCCCAGATTGTTGAGTGCCTACAAGCTTCGCCATTTCTACCTCCTGCAATCACAGAAGAATTGTTCAATTTGGAGCTTCCTGAAGAATCGCCAGTTGGATCTCCTTCCTCACCCAGTAACATCTCTGTGAAAATGGACAACTCCCTCAGCCCCAGTCACACACTTATTCAGATCCTCGGTTGTGACCACAAAGGCCTCCTCTATGACATAATGAGGACTCTAAAGGATTATAACATCCAG GTATCCTACGGCCGAGTCTATGCAAGCCGCAATGGAAGCTGTGAGATCGACTTGTTCGTGATGCAAATGGATGGGAAGAAGATTCTTGATCCAAACAAGCAGAGAGCCGTGTGTTCACGCTTGAGAATGGAACTATTCCATCCCCTCCGAGTTGCTGTAATGAAACGTGGCCCTGATATGGAGCTTCTCGTCGCCAATCCCGTTGAGCTATCTGGCAAAGGCCGCCCTCTTGTGTTCTACGACATCACTCTCGCTCTCAAAATTCTTCAAATACGCATCTTTTTG GCTGAGATCGGGAGGCATGTCATCGGCGATAGGGAGTGGGAAGTCTATAGATTTCTCCTTTCTGATGGTTTCGAGTCATGTGCATCGCAGGACAAGATTGTAGAGGGGGTCACCAAGATGTTGATGGGCTGGGAGTAA